CATtgaaactatctagactgataaacagctccACAGGTTAAGAGGACAGATATGTACtcttgattttagggtgaactgtccctttaacttgcACTAGTTCATAGAGCTGGAGGTCTGTCTGATCCGTTTCACGTCAGTTGTGTCTCAGATTTCTAACTCAGTGAGATAAAGTTTATCATGTTTATCTTCAGTGTTTAGTTTAAAGACGTTGCAATATGGCGTTATTATCACAGGCTGACAAACAGTTCGTCTGCAAACACAAGCCAACTGAATAAAACTCATCAAAGCGGGCTCAGAGGAAGTGGCTGTACCTGGTGAGTCATAGCAACAGGGAGTTTGACTCGCTCTCGTCGCTGGCGGGGGGAAAGTCATCCCCAGCTGCTGCTAAAGTAGAGATGAATGCAGCGGATGAAAGTGAAGCAGCATGCGGCCGCGGTGTAtgcccacagcagtgtgtgtgtatgtgtgtgtgtgtgtgtgtgtgtgtgggctcagCAGCTATCCCACGTGCTGGGCTAATTACTGGAGGTAATTTAACAAAACCTTTTGCCGCTCTGCCTGGCCAGTCTAGATAACTCTCCGGAGTGGTGCTGGTGGGGGAGGTTGGGCAGGGGGGAGTCGGGGGGGAGAGCTTCAACGCTATAAAACAAAGGCATCTGCTGGGGAATGTTATTAACACACAGCCTCTGAAGAAGACCGCGGGAGGAGACACTACCTTTGGGGAACATCTTaggcacaaaaaataaaacccccAAAAACCACATGTACAAAGAGTTTAAAAGGAGGCATAATTGAATTTTTcaaggtgttttgttttgttttccccgTTAATTTCTGCTTAGGACAaaataaggtgtgtgtgtgtatgtgtgtgtgtgtgtgtgtgagggagatatattgtgtgttttttttaaaggcacgctagtttgtttttgtcaaaacaaGGAAAGTGAAGCACCTGGTGTATCAGGTTGAAATTGAAGTTGAACATTGGACACAATAGTCGCACTGATGAACACTCAACGCAATCGATTACGAAACGAGCTGAAATCAAAATGATCCCGCTGCCGCGTCCCACATCTGTGTGACAGCGAGTCTCTTCCCATTCAGCTTGTGTCTGCGGCGCCTATTCCCTCTCCGGTTTGAATATGAGATGCTGGTGTTAGAAAAATGAAAGACAAGCACGTAAACAAGCGAGAACCTAAGAGcaccctgcagctgctgctgtggaaaTTGGACTTGGCAGACGAGTGTTACGACAGCCCTAAGCTGTGAAATTAAAAGCTGCcagtcttcttcttttctttatttattttttacacataGAGTACAGATGTGTTCACAGGCAGCCCTCATTTCTCCAATTGTAAACACACTGGATGAGAAATACACTTTGCCCGAGGCAAAAACAGACCTGTGGACTGGAGCAAACCAAGCCGGGCTGGATCGCTTCTGGCAAGGCCAAAATAATTGTTTCATCTTTCCGTGTACCGAGGGATCGAGGAGCAAAATTAGCCAAGTGTGATATTGCACCACCTAATGTTGTATTGGAAGAGTTGTCGGTATTTTTATTCCCATTTTTCAGCAATCTGTGTAAGCTGCATATAATGATGTTCCAGCAGCATGATGGTGACAACAGAAGGAAAGGATCCTGATACCGAGTCTACTTTTCTAGTCACTGAGTCGTCAGTCGTTTATCACACAGAGCTGTAAGTGATATTTTATTGTCCTGGGGGACGGTATCGGCTCTTACTGCAATcaaatggaaaacaaaactCTCTTAGTATTTATTCAGAATACTTTTATCTGGTTCACTCCCACGGCTCTCGTGAGATTTAAAGAAGCGCTTCGAAAGAGTTTCCAGAGATACGAGCCTTTTGACCATAATTATTAATAGAAGTTTGATTTTACTCTGATTTTCTAAAGTTGACCAAattaaagaacaaaaaacactttaagcTCCTCTAATCAGAGGACTCTTCCTCCCACATCACTGTCTTCACTTATCTAACTATTAAAGCATAAAACAAAaggatgtttttgctttttCGCCAGGTGGAGACAAACAGCTGACTCTGTGAAGGGAGCCCGTTcagctttttattattttctgtcgTATTAAAGGTCGCCAaggtttcaaataatgaggtaaacatacactgatcagacaaaacattaaaaccactgacaggtgaagtgaacaacattgatcatcttgttacagtgcaatgttctgctgggaaaccctGGGTCCTGGGACCTGacctccaaataccccagatctcaatctgatcaaacatttgagggacatgctggtaccccagaggttCCCCCAATCCACGGTGCGTCCTCCTTGgaccggacttggctctgacctgtcaaggcatggacacaggacctctggagggtgtcctgtggtgtctggcaccaacgtgttggcttcagatcttttgggtcccatgggttgtgaggtggagtaccagcatgtcccacagatatttgatcagactgggatctggggaatttggaggccaggtcgatgccttgagctctcTGTCAGGTTCTGGCCACTCCTGAGCAgatttgtggtgtggcatggagCACTGTCCTGTTGGGGAGCAATGCTACTGGGGAATACCGCTGCCATGAGGGGGGTACCTGGCCTGCACTGGTGTTTACAtgggtggagcgtgtcaggtGGCAACCACGTGAATGTCAGAACCAgaggtttcccaacagaacgTTGCACTgaaacaagatgatcaatgttgttcacttcacctgtcagtggttttattgttttggctgatcggtgtatgtaAATGTGGGAAAccttcagactgttctgaattCTGTTTCCAGCTTTCTATCTCGGCAAATCTCCGTTGGGCTCCCTCTATTCTCGTAGTCTGTGATGCTCTTTAGTTTTGGTTAATATCCCTGTTAAAGTCATCGAGCTCTCCCTccatttgttttcacatttctccTTAAAATGTGATTAACTCTGTTTTAGCCCACTCTTAAAGTCCTGAACACTTTAAGGATTTCCCTCAGGCTCAACGTGTCCATCTCCTTCATAACCCTCTGTGTCTTTCGTGTCTCCTCCGATGTCACCGGTCAGTCCAAGTCATTTCATCGagttcttgttgtttttgtgtctttgtaatcTCGATTTCAGTTTCAGAcgtgattatttatttttaaataattgaatGCGGGACTTTTTATCGAGTGTTGATCGGGAGCTGATCGTTTATGCTGCCATCTTGGGCTGGGTCAAGGCAGAAGTCCCCTGAATACTCTGACTTTAACTCGTAATGGACTTCTTTAGTTCGTCTGCTTCagactgcaagtgtttacatacTTTACATGAACTGAGCAGTTTCCTGCTGTTAAGAGTTTTGGTTCaggagcttttattggtgattcttcatggtagaaagtgcagTTATACTCTGTTTCCGTCATTCTTTGTTACAAGTTCGCTGTTACATGTAGCTACGTGCTAACCTCAGGGAAACATGGACTGCATTGTAAATTTTCTCTCAGAGTTCGGATCATAattctgctggaacatgtcgcATCATGTTTAGCAGCTATAATTGggttcagacacacacacctgcctcTGCTCCACGTGTGTCCCCAAATCAACCAGGACTGAAATCTCCAAGATCAGAACTTCAAAGTGACTCGTAAAGTTAAGGTAGTAAACCTCCTTGTGTCCATTTTACACTTCATGTAAGACATGTATttgtttagacacacacacgtaaCGAGACAAAAGCGTCACATGAAGCGTTCAGCCACTTTTGGTACCTGTTTATTCACTGCAGACAGATGTGACCACAGGTGAGATGATTCGTGTTGTCTCTCACACATCAGTGCTGTTTGTTCGCTCTCATAATTAAAACCATGTTTCCTCATGAAACCCGTCTCTCACTGTTCAGCAGCGTCTCGTCTCCGTCGGCTCTTCCTGTTATCACTCTGTGTTTTTTCACACTGCTGAGGAGGAAAGGAACATCAGTGTAATGACTGGTTGTTAGAAGCTGTCAGTCATCTCGGCAATAGTCTTGTTTGTTTAtggtgattattattattatatttacagCATAtaattaaaagtcattaaaatttcTTGTAGAATAAATGTTGATGTAAAATGGTACAAGTAGGAGCTCCAGAGACGGCGCAGGGAAAGAAACAATAAAGACAAGACGAAGGGagtgaaagaaaatgttttctcacaTATGAATAGAGACGACGCTCTGTTTGTCTTTTGATAAGAAGTTTTTCATTGTGGAGTTTCAGGGCAGGTGTCATGTGCCACACAGACTGTGAAGCCCTTTGGGACACACTCGtcttaattttgtctttttaaataaaccTAAGTTGACAAGAGGAAGACAGATCCTGAAGGAGGGAGCTGAAgatggagaggttggaaaacaaagcttctctttgtgtgtttacattaaTCAGGCTCATTTCTCAAAGTTGAAGCTTCGTATTAATGATTTATCGTCACGATGCCGGCGTGTCACAGTCTAGTTAACATGACTCTGCTCTCCAAACATGTGTCTGAGTGTTTGTTCTGTTCTCTTGTTGCTGTCGACGCTGCgttgactgcagtgtttccagcaggtgagtctgagtctgagtctgagtcCGCCCCTCCAACGGCCCATTTGTCTACAGCTGAACTCTTCCCCCTGTCAGGTCTTTGGTGGAGGGGGAGGGGTTTGAACGTTGCACGCGTGTGAGCGCCCGATCAACAATGCTGAAAATCACTGCAGGCTCAGAGGCATGCACGcaaagcatacacacacaaacacaacctccGTATAACCTTTGTCCATACGTGAACACAGAGAGGTCagaatccacacacacacacacacacacacacacacacacacacacactgtgcaccCCTTTCAGAcatgaaatatgtcatttttatgGCTTTATTATCTGTTAAATTAATCATCTCTCAAACATACAGAGTGTTGTCTTTACATTAttaacagtgttttatttatcaGACACGGAGCTGCTGGCCCGGCGTTACACGTCTGATCATCCCTCCTATATGTTCTCATCAATTTAATCACTCATCAGAAGGAATATAAACTTCTGCTCCCTGTTGAATTCAGTCCGACGGCATCCAAACAGACTTAATTCTTAATTCCTCACAGGCTGTATGTAAAGCTTTACACTGTGAGCAGTTGGCGTTAATGCCGTCTGAAGATGGAGGCAAACGATGGTCGGGTGATTACTGAGGTGCTCCAgtggtgtttctttttcttagtTTCTTTTGCAGCTTTGTGTCTTTGCCTCTCGTGTGcaggaataaaaaaagacactttCAGGACTGATCCGACGAGAGGCGCCGCGAAAACTTCAAACTGGCTCACTCAcaatattttctttgttgttgtgttattaAAGTCAGTGtgggcagaaatctggaaaagtgaaagaaaaaaagcagctctcctctctgtcctaagctcctcccaccagatgaccacAGGCATATGCACGCACCTCATACAGTAACGAGCAGGGTGGAGGGGACGCTCATCCAGAAAAGTGTTACAGGTGCAAAATTAAGAAATCAAACTAAAGCaagaagcagacaggaagttTTGCACACTGTGTTAAAGCTCAGAgtagttttaattgttttaaacgTTTCGATCTAACagagatcttcgtttacacttcgATGACTCAGCGTTTCCATATGTTGTTTTACTTCATATTTTATATCATTGTCGAGATGGACGCAGCGTAACTAGTTAGCTGTCCTTGCTCCGCTCTTGCTCTCCGTTAATCAGACCAAGAATGAGAAAACAATcataattatattaatattaataataaactttatataTGAAGCACCTTTCACAACACAGTTACAAACACAACTAAACAGATTTAAAACACAGGGAGAAACAAGCTTCAGTGTCTCCAGGtagaagataaataaataaaactaaaatcaagataGTCAAcgggaaataaaatcaatgagACAGCTCAGATAAAATCAGGATATGCTTTCTGATAGAAGTACGTTTTTAGGAGAGACTTAACCAAAGACAGAGAGTCTTATATTCACAGGCAGGTTGTTCCACAGCCTCGGGCCTCTTGAACAAACAGACGACCTCTGACCGAGGATCTTAAACTATGCAAAGGTTCATAAGAGACTAAACGACAGCCTTATATCCCCGGATAGTTCGTTCCAAAGCCTCAGGGCCCTGATTTCAGAAGCCAcgtcccctttagttttcagtctggactctggAACAGACAGACGACCTCTGCTCGAGAATCTCAAGCTACTCAGAGGTTCATAAAGATCCGAAATATAATCTGGAGCCATGACGAGCCTTACATAACCTGAGGGGAGCATGTGTAATGAGAACAAAACTGGACCAAGGATTGACCCTTGAGGCACACCGCACTTGATACTGGAAATGGGTTACATGACGTTGTTAACGCAGACATAAaacttagctaacattagccaccccACAGTCCCTTCCCCTCGCTCCCTGTTGCTGTGGACTGTTTTCCTCGGAGTAAAGCTCTGGACACAGACCTTCAATCGGTGGCTGTAGCATCTTGAATTTGGCCCCCAACAAAAATCAAATACACACTCAAAGGTCCTCTCAAACCTTTTATTCACTACAGGAACCcctcaataaaaaataagatggTACCTTTAAATGTTGCACTACAGCagaaagttttttgttttctctttccttttcccCTCCCTGTCTCTTTCTACATTTGTTTGAGTAATTAATACAATTATTCGGTCAAGTTCTGGTAGGTTCCCTCCTTTACCCGAGTCTATTTTGTGACCTGTAATCCTCAGGATGTGTGGGCAGGGTGGTCGAGATGGAGGCAGGGGTTCTGATTTCAGTTTGTCAGTATATATGATGAACAGTGTTTCTTTAtggtcagaggaggaatggTTGCATTGATGTCACATACACATGTCGGGGCGGTCTGGTCCACGAAAGCTTGGTTTGAGCTGGAtccatgttgctgctgctgacgGGGGGTCTGTCTctagagctgctgcctgctctccttctgctgaggtggtctgtagcggtGATACACACCATCCCCCACTTCTGTGCAGACCCAGAGAGACTCTCTCTTGTATCTTGTGAGAGCCACAACTCCATCCTCAGAATTCACAGCTGTGTTGAAGCGCTATAGAAATGTTCAAACGTCCGACCCAGTCAGATTGCAGTCGTGGCTCTTTCAGGAAAACCGATTTGGGTTCTTATTCAAACACGAGATGGACATTACAGCGCATTTACTGAGCGGAGTGTGTGTCTGAAAGGGTTTATTATCCACTAACACACACGCAGCGCAAATAACAGAGGATAAGATGCCCTTCACTGTCGGACGAACGCAGCCAGCTGCACACGACCACATGTGGAAACACACACGCTATAAATAGGCCGATATACATGTGGAGGAGCATAAACAAATACAGGATCCCCCCCCTGTTACAACAtgaccatacacacacacacacacacatacacacacatggaggCATCCAGGTCTTTGTGCCACCTCCCCAGCTACCTGTGTGACAGCCTGTGTATCATGCTGCTATGAAAGGTAAGCCTCAGAGACGCAGCGCAGAATAATTGTGTAAAATGGGTCAGAGCCTGAATatcattactgtgtgtgtgtgtgcgtgtgtgtgtgtgtgagaccagCTGTGACGAATTTTTGTGTGAAAAGGCGAAAAGTGTGAGTGTGAAAAATGTGCGTGTTGCAGTGTGCGTCACACTCCTGCGGCGTCGCCACTTGGGGCGTTAAGCTCAACTCTCCAGAGTATAAAGACCAGCGTGGGAAGGGATTGAACTTGTGTTCagaggtgtgtgcgtgtgtgtgtgtcagttagtgtgtgtgagcacattGAGAGTCAGTGTCAGGAGTGTGTGAAACCATGCCATGGCCCAGTTTCCTGTCCGGCTCAGGAAAAACAGAGCGAGGAGAGATATTCAGCTTCTGTATCTGTATGCGGTTGTCATGGCGGCGTTCTTCATATCCATATCCTCCGTCGAGGTAAAGTCATAAATATTGTAGGAGGCGAGCGGCGGCGGATCCGGCCAGTGTTTACAGGCGGGAAACTCATCCCCACATATGGATGAGTTGCTGATAAACAGGAGATATTGGTATTAGGGAGTCAGGTGTGTCAGGCAGCCTGCAGCGACAGGAGTGCACCGCCAGCACCGCCGACACAAATCTCCGCTCCCAGGGCCGCCACTTGATATCCAGTCGCGGCCCGCGCTGCACACAGGCGGCATTGTCATGAAATTGTGCACAGTGGGGGATTTTGGGAAGGTGTGTGGGGGGGATCCAATTTGTGGCTCAGatcagtgtgtgtatctggAGTTATTTCTCTGTGGTCGCAGGCGTGTTGCTGACACAAACAGGAAGAGTAACAGCAAAGCCTCCGTTATCCACGTCTTTGAAAATAATGTGTGTTCACCAGGATTTGGGAGGATTGtgatgtgtaattttttttcttcttctctgtttctttctcttcctgcaGTCCGTCCCAAAACCCATCGCCCTGGAGCCTTGCTTTGGCAACAAAGCCGCCGTGCTCTCCATCTTTGTGCGGTTACCCAGGGGCACCGGCGGCATCCCTCCTCCAGGACAGTCTGGTAAGATGCAGACGCTGAATCCTTCCCTTGTTTTCTTTCCTCACGtcgtctgtctttgtttgattGTTGTTCACTTCTTACACCCCCCTCTCCTTGATCCGTCCTCGTCCCTCCGTCTCATGAAGCTCCTTTATGCTTTTTAACTCACTTCCTTTCTTCTGTTCAGCTTCCTCCCAACTCTCACTCCATCGGTCAGAATAATATccaaaatacttttatttagCAGCGCAGAAACCATTTTTGATTTTATCTGTGGCAGTCTTTGTGTGTTGTTAGGGCTTCTTCCCaacagtcgaccaaacgttagtcgaccagaaaggtcattattTGGCAACATTTCATGGGTCGCGTAGTTGCAGAAAAAAGCATGAAACTCTAtgaggagctgcaccttgtcacaataaatccaaacctatatgactggagcatgtgggagtttactttgaaaggacagacacaggaagtgtccacgctcagcagtcagacaggagtcaggttaatctccagggctggtacctgcggttattccacaggctagttaataacatgtcgggcaggaaatccaaagtgtgggatcattttgagaaggtgaaggacgaacccaaggtgatatgtaaactcatcttcattggtcgactacaaacatgacttatcatctgaaacatggaagtagctacatgcccattagcccacagcgtcattaacaggcggctcgctcagtgtgtgacgtgcacttggagataaaatataggcctatattaatgaactCGGACTCAGACGGcactcggcagtgcccaggaggtgaccTGGCActtctccagctaccagtccatgctccatgcTTGGTCTGTACAAGGATTTGAACCAGCGatcctccagttcccaacccaggtccctac
This genomic stretch from Epinephelus moara isolate mb unplaced genomic scaffold, YSFRI_EMoa_1.0 scaffold1191, whole genome shotgun sequence harbors:
- the LOC126386958 gene encoding attractin-like — protein: MAQFPVRLRKNRARRDIQLLYLYAVVMAAFFISISSVESVPKPIALEPCFGNKAAVLSIFVRLPRGTGGIPPPGQSGLAVASALVDVSQQMCVGYKEKSGGLRNRKQQPTAQPSTCI